The following proteins are encoded in a genomic region of Tigriopus californicus strain San Diego chromosome 6, Tcal_SD_v2.1, whole genome shotgun sequence:
- the LOC131882646 gene encoding Krueppel homolog 1-like isoform X4, with protein MCNSKRECSSHMQNRMLGCPGESQLLIPLPQPSPPPINISHTSTASSNNTTSIIIADSEKDSQKKSFEEDQYLMTKTAMHFHGRDLQGPGSGSSMVGGSSGGSQCPSGRDIKPHQCQQCLKAFSSNHQLVQHIRVHTGEKPYKCSYCDRRFKQLSHVQQHTRLHTGERPYKCHVPDCGRAFIQLSNLQQHLRNHESQLERLKNRPFHCNICGKGFATESSLRTHNGKKCSFQHTALVGGPNPTCCPLCQKLCISGEALMEHMKFVHKDPNASGVPAKRRNANHPCPVCGKFYVNEGSLRKHLTCHPEMAGQISSQLRMWPCSVCTAVFTHENGLLSHMDEMRMDAKHQFAAQYVLNRAANERREREALLAAAAMNMQHFAMAGGNMQPLLGSGLACSPSSQSDSSATRMSTPGEMKMEHSGLGGSRNAFGSAGSGRLAHQQGHHPDYVHSLSQGNVPGASGAQHFELGNVGLLQQSGSGSVKAHGREEEKVIPSPGGDTNNSTTMEDALSPNHLLQQQQQQQQQQQQQQQQQQQQQLQQQPQQQQQHVHQMARQNDPREPVNRSVTDLDATRTLDSFERSFVAPGGIEGNPRVQVGNPRSDPEQSTIGHRVVEQGVVGNVGESSRSLISPAVPVARASSSDSLFKPSAFGTDDGGPMAGYPPTSGYSELLSRYRLEQTLKHLHGFQDARNIGIPFSSSSATGQGPV; from the exons ATGTGCAACTCAAAAAGAGAATG TTCCAGTCATATGCAAAATAGGATGCTAGGCTGTCCAGGCGAATCTCAACTTCTGATACCACTTCCACAGCCATCTCCACCGCCCATCAACATCAGCCACACATCCACGGCTAGTAGCAATAACACCACCAGCATTATCATTGCAGACAGTGAAAAAGACAGCCAGAAAAAGTCGTTCGAGGAGGACCAG TACTTGATGACCAAAACTGCCATGCACTTTCATGGACGCGACCTCCAAGGCCCCGGGAGTGGCTCGTCGATGGTGGGGGGAAGCTCGGGAGGTAGCCAATGTCCATCAGGGCGTGACATCAAACCTCACCAGTGTCAACAATGTCTCAAGGCCTTTTCATCCAACCATCAGTTAGTCCAGCACATTCGAGTTCACACGGGAGAAAAGCCTTACAAATGTTCGTACTGCGATCGACGCTTCAAACAGCTCTCGCATGTTCAGCAGCACACCCGGCTGCACACGG GCGAACGGCCTTACAAATGTCATGTTCCGGACTGCGGTCGGGCCTTCATTcaactttccaatttgcaacaGCACTTACGCAATCACGAATCTCAGTTGGAAAGGCTGAAGAATCGGCCTTTTCATTGCAATATCTGTGGCAAAGGCTTCGCGACGGAATCCTCCTTACGCACGCACAACGGCAAG AAATGTTCCTTCCAGCACACGGCCTTAGTGGGAGGACCCAACCCAACATGCTGCCCGTTGTGTCAAAAACTCTGCATTAGTGGCGAGGCCTTGATGGAGCATATGAAGTTCGTTCACAAAGATCCAAATGCGTCGGGAGTGCCAG ccaaaagaagaaatgcgAACCATCCTTGTCCGGTATGCGGAAAATTCTATGTGAATGAAGGCAGTTTGCGGAAGCACTTGACTTGTCATCCGGAAATGGCCGGGCAAATCTCATCCCAATTGCGTATGTGGCCATGCAGTGTCTGCACCGCGGTGTTCACCCACGAAAACG GCCTTTTGTCGCACATGGACGAGATGCGGATGGATGCCAAGCATCAGTTTGCCGCTCAGTACGTGTTGAATCGAGCGGCCAACGAGCGGCGAGAGAGGGAGGCATTGTTGGCTGCGGCTGCCATGAATATGCAACACTTTGCAATGGCCGGGGGCAACATGCAGCCTTTGTTGGGATCGGGCTTGGCCTGCTCGCCCTCGAGTCAATCGGATTCCTCAGCTACACGGATGTCCACTCCTGGAGAGATGAAGATGGAGCACTCTGGGCTTGGCGGCTCGAGAAACGCATTTGGATCGGCAGGATCAGGGCGGCTGGCTCATCAGCAAGGCCATCATCCCGACTACGTGCATTCTTTATCCCAAGGGAATGTGCCCGGAGCTAGTGGGGCTCAGCATTTCGAATTGGGCAACGTAGGGTTGCTTCAGCAATCAGGAAGCGGGTCAGTCAAGGCCCATGGgagggaagaggaaaaagtcaTTCCTAGCCCAGGGGGGGACACGAACAACTCCACAACCATGGAAGATGCACTCTCGCCAAATCATCtccttcaacaacaacagcaacaacaacagcaacagcagcagcaacagcagcagcagcaacaacaacaactgcaacaacaaccgcaacagcagcaacagcatgTTCATCAAATGGCTCGACAAAACGATCCCCGCGAACCAGTCAATAGGAGCGTGACCGACCTGGATGCGACAAGAACTCTCGACTCATTTGAGCGATCTTTCGTGGCCCCTGGGGGGATTGAGGGCAATCCCCGTGTGCAAGTCGGCAACCCAAGATCTGATCCCGAGCAATCAACCATTGGGCATCGAGTCGTTGAACAGGGTGTGGTGGGCAATGTGGGTGAATCCAGCCGGTCGTTGATTTCGCCCGCCGTTCCAGTCGCCAGGGCTTCCTCATCCGATTCCTTGTTCAAACCAAGTGCGTTTGGAACGGACGACGGTGGTCCAATGGCGGGCTATCCTCCGACCAGTGGTTACTCTGAACTGCTCAGCCGATATCGATTAGAACAAACATTGAAACATTTGCATGGATTCCAAGATGCCAGGAACATTGGGATTCCCTTCTCCAGCAGTTCGGCCACTGGACAGGGGCCCGTATGA
- the LOC131882646 gene encoding Krueppel homolog 1-like isoform X3, producing the protein MLLDQSHFAQEAYINRGDVISSSHMQNRMLGCPGESQLLIPLPQPSPPPINISHTSTASSNNTTSIIIADSEKDSQKKSFEEDQYLMTKTAMHFHGRDLQGPGSGSSMVGGSSGGSQCPSGRDIKPHQCQQCLKAFSSNHQLVQHIRVHTGEKPYKCSYCDRRFKQLSHVQQHTRLHTGERPYKCHVPDCGRAFIQLSNLQQHLRNHESQLERLKNRPFHCNICGKGFATESSLRTHNGKKCSFQHTALVGGPNPTCCPLCQKLCISGEALMEHMKFVHKDPNASGVPAKRRNANHPCPVCGKFYVNEGSLRKHLTCHPEMAGQISSQLRMWPCSVCTAVFTHENGLLSHMDEMRMDAKHQFAAQYVLNRAANERREREALLAAAAMNMQHFAMAGGNMQPLLGSGLACSPSSQSDSSATRMSTPGEMKMEHSGLGGSRNAFGSAGSGRLAHQQGHHPDYVHSLSQGNVPGASGAQHFELGNVGLLQQSGSGSVKAHGREEEKVIPSPGGDTNNSTTMEDALSPNHLLQQQQQQQQQQQQQQQQQQQQQLQQQPQQQQQHVHQMARQNDPREPVNRSVTDLDATRTLDSFERSFVAPGGIEGNPRVQVGNPRSDPEQSTIGHRVVEQGVVGNVGESSRSLISPAVPVARASSSDSLFKPSAFGTDDGGPMAGYPPTSGYSELLSRYRLEQTLKHLHGFQDARNIGIPFSSSSATGQGPV; encoded by the exons ATGCTGTTGGATCAGTCACATTTTGCACAGGAAGCATACATTAATCGAGGCGATGTGATTAGTTCCAGTCATATGCAAAATAGGATGCTAGGCTGTCCAGGCGAATCTCAACTTCTGATACCACTTCCACAGCCATCTCCACCGCCCATCAACATCAGCCACACATCCACGGCTAGTAGCAATAACACCACCAGCATTATCATTGCAGACAGTGAAAAAGACAGCCAGAAAAAGTCGTTCGAGGAGGACCAG TACTTGATGACCAAAACTGCCATGCACTTTCATGGACGCGACCTCCAAGGCCCCGGGAGTGGCTCGTCGATGGTGGGGGGAAGCTCGGGAGGTAGCCAATGTCCATCAGGGCGTGACATCAAACCTCACCAGTGTCAACAATGTCTCAAGGCCTTTTCATCCAACCATCAGTTAGTCCAGCACATTCGAGTTCACACGGGAGAAAAGCCTTACAAATGTTCGTACTGCGATCGACGCTTCAAACAGCTCTCGCATGTTCAGCAGCACACCCGGCTGCACACGG GCGAACGGCCTTACAAATGTCATGTTCCGGACTGCGGTCGGGCCTTCATTcaactttccaatttgcaacaGCACTTACGCAATCACGAATCTCAGTTGGAAAGGCTGAAGAATCGGCCTTTTCATTGCAATATCTGTGGCAAAGGCTTCGCGACGGAATCCTCCTTACGCACGCACAACGGCAAG AAATGTTCCTTCCAGCACACGGCCTTAGTGGGAGGACCCAACCCAACATGCTGCCCGTTGTGTCAAAAACTCTGCATTAGTGGCGAGGCCTTGATGGAGCATATGAAGTTCGTTCACAAAGATCCAAATGCGTCGGGAGTGCCAG ccaaaagaagaaatgcgAACCATCCTTGTCCGGTATGCGGAAAATTCTATGTGAATGAAGGCAGTTTGCGGAAGCACTTGACTTGTCATCCGGAAATGGCCGGGCAAATCTCATCCCAATTGCGTATGTGGCCATGCAGTGTCTGCACCGCGGTGTTCACCCACGAAAACG GCCTTTTGTCGCACATGGACGAGATGCGGATGGATGCCAAGCATCAGTTTGCCGCTCAGTACGTGTTGAATCGAGCGGCCAACGAGCGGCGAGAGAGGGAGGCATTGTTGGCTGCGGCTGCCATGAATATGCAACACTTTGCAATGGCCGGGGGCAACATGCAGCCTTTGTTGGGATCGGGCTTGGCCTGCTCGCCCTCGAGTCAATCGGATTCCTCAGCTACACGGATGTCCACTCCTGGAGAGATGAAGATGGAGCACTCTGGGCTTGGCGGCTCGAGAAACGCATTTGGATCGGCAGGATCAGGGCGGCTGGCTCATCAGCAAGGCCATCATCCCGACTACGTGCATTCTTTATCCCAAGGGAATGTGCCCGGAGCTAGTGGGGCTCAGCATTTCGAATTGGGCAACGTAGGGTTGCTTCAGCAATCAGGAAGCGGGTCAGTCAAGGCCCATGGgagggaagaggaaaaagtcaTTCCTAGCCCAGGGGGGGACACGAACAACTCCACAACCATGGAAGATGCACTCTCGCCAAATCATCtccttcaacaacaacagcaacaacaacagcaacagcagcagcaacagcagcagcagcaacaacaacaactgcaacaacaaccgcaacagcagcaacagcatgTTCATCAAATGGCTCGACAAAACGATCCCCGCGAACCAGTCAATAGGAGCGTGACCGACCTGGATGCGACAAGAACTCTCGACTCATTTGAGCGATCTTTCGTGGCCCCTGGGGGGATTGAGGGCAATCCCCGTGTGCAAGTCGGCAACCCAAGATCTGATCCCGAGCAATCAACCATTGGGCATCGAGTCGTTGAACAGGGTGTGGTGGGCAATGTGGGTGAATCCAGCCGGTCGTTGATTTCGCCCGCCGTTCCAGTCGCCAGGGCTTCCTCATCCGATTCCTTGTTCAAACCAAGTGCGTTTGGAACGGACGACGGTGGTCCAATGGCGGGCTATCCTCCGACCAGTGGTTACTCTGAACTGCTCAGCCGATATCGATTAGAACAAACATTGAAACATTTGCATGGATTCCAAGATGCCAGGAACATTGGGATTCCCTTCTCCAGCAGTTCGGCCACTGGACAGGGGCCCGTATGA
- the LOC131882646 gene encoding zinc finger protein squeeze-like isoform X5 produces MNSSSYPGMIPQMANQHHPNSSFWSARHSSNVHQNYQVQPESKMAEKLVSELQYLMTKTAMHFHGRDLQGPGSGSSMVGGSSGGSQCPSGRDIKPHQCQQCLKAFSSNHQLVQHIRVHTGEKPYKCSYCDRRFKQLSHVQQHTRLHTGERPYKCHVPDCGRAFIQLSNLQQHLRNHESQLERLKNRPFHCNICGKGFATESSLRTHNGKKCSFQHTALVGGPNPTCCPLCQKLCISGEALMEHMKFVHKDPNASGVPAKRRNANHPCPVCGKFYVNEGSLRKHLTCHPEMAGQISSQLRMWPCSVCTAVFTHENGLLSHMDEMRMDAKHQFAAQYVLNRAANERREREALLAAAAMNMQHFAMAGGNMQPLLGSGLACSPSSQSDSSATRMSTPGEMKMEHSGLGGSRNAFGSAGSGRLAHQQGHHPDYVHSLSQGNVPGASGAQHFELGNVGLLQQSGSGSVKAHGREEEKVIPSPGGDTNNSTTMEDALSPNHLLQQQQQQQQQQQQQQQQQQQQQLQQQPQQQQQHVHQMARQNDPREPVNRSVTDLDATRTLDSFERSFVAPGGIEGNPRVQVGNPRSDPEQSTIGHRVVEQGVVGNVGESSRSLISPAVPVARASSSDSLFKPSAFGTDDGGPMAGYPPTSGYSELLSRYRLEQTLKHLHGFQDARNIGIPFSSSSATGQGPV; encoded by the exons ATGAATTCGTCATCCTATCCGGGCATGATCCCCCAGATGGCCAATCAACATCATCCGAATAGCTCATTCTGGTCAGCTCGACACTCGTCAAACGTGCATCAAAACTATCAAGTGCAGCCCGAATCAAAAATGGCCGAGAAACTGGTCTCCGAGTTACAA TACTTGATGACCAAAACTGCCATGCACTTTCATGGACGCGACCTCCAAGGCCCCGGGAGTGGCTCGTCGATGGTGGGGGGAAGCTCGGGAGGTAGCCAATGTCCATCAGGGCGTGACATCAAACCTCACCAGTGTCAACAATGTCTCAAGGCCTTTTCATCCAACCATCAGTTAGTCCAGCACATTCGAGTTCACACGGGAGAAAAGCCTTACAAATGTTCGTACTGCGATCGACGCTTCAAACAGCTCTCGCATGTTCAGCAGCACACCCGGCTGCACACGG GCGAACGGCCTTACAAATGTCATGTTCCGGACTGCGGTCGGGCCTTCATTcaactttccaatttgcaacaGCACTTACGCAATCACGAATCTCAGTTGGAAAGGCTGAAGAATCGGCCTTTTCATTGCAATATCTGTGGCAAAGGCTTCGCGACGGAATCCTCCTTACGCACGCACAACGGCAAG AAATGTTCCTTCCAGCACACGGCCTTAGTGGGAGGACCCAACCCAACATGCTGCCCGTTGTGTCAAAAACTCTGCATTAGTGGCGAGGCCTTGATGGAGCATATGAAGTTCGTTCACAAAGATCCAAATGCGTCGGGAGTGCCAG ccaaaagaagaaatgcgAACCATCCTTGTCCGGTATGCGGAAAATTCTATGTGAATGAAGGCAGTTTGCGGAAGCACTTGACTTGTCATCCGGAAATGGCCGGGCAAATCTCATCCCAATTGCGTATGTGGCCATGCAGTGTCTGCACCGCGGTGTTCACCCACGAAAACG GCCTTTTGTCGCACATGGACGAGATGCGGATGGATGCCAAGCATCAGTTTGCCGCTCAGTACGTGTTGAATCGAGCGGCCAACGAGCGGCGAGAGAGGGAGGCATTGTTGGCTGCGGCTGCCATGAATATGCAACACTTTGCAATGGCCGGGGGCAACATGCAGCCTTTGTTGGGATCGGGCTTGGCCTGCTCGCCCTCGAGTCAATCGGATTCCTCAGCTACACGGATGTCCACTCCTGGAGAGATGAAGATGGAGCACTCTGGGCTTGGCGGCTCGAGAAACGCATTTGGATCGGCAGGATCAGGGCGGCTGGCTCATCAGCAAGGCCATCATCCCGACTACGTGCATTCTTTATCCCAAGGGAATGTGCCCGGAGCTAGTGGGGCTCAGCATTTCGAATTGGGCAACGTAGGGTTGCTTCAGCAATCAGGAAGCGGGTCAGTCAAGGCCCATGGgagggaagaggaaaaagtcaTTCCTAGCCCAGGGGGGGACACGAACAACTCCACAACCATGGAAGATGCACTCTCGCCAAATCATCtccttcaacaacaacagcaacaacaacagcaacagcagcagcaacagcagcagcagcaacaacaacaactgcaacaacaaccgcaacagcagcaacagcatgTTCATCAAATGGCTCGACAAAACGATCCCCGCGAACCAGTCAATAGGAGCGTGACCGACCTGGATGCGACAAGAACTCTCGACTCATTTGAGCGATCTTTCGTGGCCCCTGGGGGGATTGAGGGCAATCCCCGTGTGCAAGTCGGCAACCCAAGATCTGATCCCGAGCAATCAACCATTGGGCATCGAGTCGTTGAACAGGGTGTGGTGGGCAATGTGGGTGAATCCAGCCGGTCGTTGATTTCGCCCGCCGTTCCAGTCGCCAGGGCTTCCTCATCCGATTCCTTGTTCAAACCAAGTGCGTTTGGAACGGACGACGGTGGTCCAATGGCGGGCTATCCTCCGACCAGTGGTTACTCTGAACTGCTCAGCCGATATCGATTAGAACAAACATTGAAACATTTGCATGGATTCCAAGATGCCAGGAACATTGGGATTCCCTTCTCCAGCAGTTCGGCCACTGGACAGGGGCCCGTATGA